A stretch of Pomacea canaliculata isolate SZHN2017 linkage group LG6, ASM307304v1, whole genome shotgun sequence DNA encodes these proteins:
- the LOC112565956 gene encoding N-formyl peptide receptor 3-like codes for MNQSLQGSQDNLQTGVDFLPWNSPGNLISHETYLTTTFYLDAVVKPIVFVIGVPTNILNCLVFKQQGLRDRMNLCLFALVFVDMTYLAYSMMFTTAFCIRKLEPAIGEELYMKMQYYGISINYGLRETSAGISVLIAVERCVCVVFPLLANTLISTRTMSILLATIVIGMQLAFVTTPVKKRVFPVYDNTTGGTRWAVAPSAAWQENQALMLYDKMEDTFMMIVFPLFTFILVSGATAITVIKLRAAILWRTKIRFSGSDAQDHQVALTKMLVLVSCVFIASKAPWVAITVTRIFYPDFSPSGSQSNLYRVLEVV; via the coding sequence ATGAACCAGTCACTGCAAGGATCTCAAGATAATCTCCAAACAGGTGTTGACTTTCTCCCTTGGAATAGTCCAGGTAATCTGATTTCTCATGAAACCTATTTGACAACAACATTCTATTTGGATGCTGTGGTTAAGCCCATCGTGTTTGTTATCGGCGTGCCCACCAACATCctcaactgtctggtgttcaAACAGCAAGGCCTTCGagaccgcatgaacctctgtctgTTTGCTCTGGTGTTTGTGGACATGACTTACTTAGCTTACTCCATGATGTTCACCACGGCATTCTGCATTAGAAAGCTGGAGCCAGCCATAGGAGAAGAGCTGTACATGAAGATGCAGTATTATGGTATCAGTATTAACTATGGGTTGAGAGAGACTTCGGCCGGCATCAGTGTCTTGATTGCTGTGGAgagatgcgtgtgtgtagtcTTCCCACTACTGGCCAACACTCTCATCAGCACCCGAACCATGAGCATCCTGTTGGCTACCATAGTGATCGGCATGCAGCTGGCCTTCGTCACCACCCCTGTCAAAAAGCGGGTATTTCCGGTGTACGACAACACTACAGGTGGGACAAGGTGGGCAGTAGCTCCTTCAGCTGCCTGGCAGGAGAATCAGGCGTTGATGCTTTACGACAAAATGGAAGACACCTTCATGATGATTGTCTTTCCTCTCTTTACCTTCATCTTGGTGTCGGGTGCAACAGCCATCACGGTAATTAAGCTCAGAGCCGCCATCTTGTGGAGGACGAAAATCAGATTCTCTGGAAGTGATGCCCAAGACcaccaggtggcgctgaccaagatgctcGTACTCGTCTCGTGCGTGTTCATCGCCAGCAAAGCGCCGTGGGTGGCCATCACCGTGACTCGAATCTTCTATCCAGACTTCTCGCCATCCGGCAGTCAGTCTAACCTCTACCGTGTGTTGGAGGTG